Below is a genomic region from Campylobacter concisus ATCC 51562.
AAACGTGATAATTTTTCAAAATTTTTATCAAAAATATATTGTAAAAATGTAGGCTCAATATGCGTTTTACGTGAAATTTCCTTTATACCTATCTCTTTTAAATTCTCTAATTCATTCATCTATCATCCTGTCACAAATTATTGCAAAAGCTGCACTTACATTTAAGGAGTCCCAGCCCTCTTTTAACTTTATACCAATACACTCATCACACTTTACTAGAGCCTTTTGCGGTATGCCTTCGCCCTCTGAGCCCATCACCAAAGCTCTTTTACCGGCAAACTTCATCTCTTTTACGTTTTTTCCATTACTTGCTGTTGCATAAATTTTAAAACCAAATTGCTTTAGTTCATTTAGCAAACTAAGCCCGTCTTCAAAAATCGCTATTGGTATCTCATAAGCAGCACCACTACTTGATCTTAAAACACCTTGCATATTTATACTTTTTGCCACTATCACAAGACCCTCGCAGCCTAGAGCATAGGCACTTCTAGCGATAGCACCAATATTGCCAACATCGCTTATACCATAAAGAATAGCGATAAAATTTAGCTTTTTAAGCTCAGTAATGTCTGAAAATTCAAATTCACTAACATTCGCTAAAAAACCTTGATGGTTTCCACCACGAGCTAAAGACTGTGCTTTTTGATTATCCACACGAATAATTTTTTTGCCTGTGCCACAAATTTTAGAGAAAAGTTTTTTGTCACACTCTTTTGAGAGATATATCTCTTCTAATATCTGTGGTCGCTTGTTCAAAATATGTAAAAATAGTTGTTTTCCGTATATTATCATGGTAACTTATGGTAGCTAAAGTCAATTAAAATTTAACTTATTTTTGTATGTAACTAGAGTAAATTTTACACTTTCGTTTCAATGTCGCTTAGTAGTTTTATAGCCTATATTTTAAGCTTTCGTAAGCTCATCATATATCTTTTTTACATCTTCTCCAGTTATTTTGTTAAGCAATTTTGCTTTTACTTTTGGAGCAAGATCAAGCGAAAGTATCTCATCTTTTGTGATATTTTGAGTGGATGTTTTATCACTTTTTGAGATGACAACCGCCCATTCGCCGTTTAAATTTGCTTTTTCTAAAATTTGGACTAAATTTTTAGCACTATCTTTAAACTTACTCTCAAATTTTTTAGTGGCCTCTTTTATGGCAAAAATTTCTCTCTCAGGTTCTAGATTTGCGATGCTTTGTGCTAAGCCTAGTATGCGTTTTGGGCTTTCGTAAATAACGGCTGGATAGGCTAAATTTAGAGCATTTTGGATAGCCAAAGACCTATCTCTGCCAGTATTCGGCAAAAATCCTAAAAAGACAAATTCCTTATCACAAAGTCCACTTGCGACCACACTTAAAAGTACAGCATTTGCTCCGCTTAAAATTTCATATTCAATGTTATTTTTTTGAGCATATCTTACTAGGCTAACACCTGGATCGCTGATACCTGGCATACCAGCATCGCTCATGTAGGCTACATTTCTGCTAAAAAAATTATCACTTAAATTTGTGAAAAAGTCATCTTCGTTATGAGTATGAAGCGGGATAAAATTTGAGATATTTATATTTGCGTCAAAGCGTTCGTTTAGCAGATTTACAAGACTTTTGCAAACTCTTGTATCTTCGCAGATAGCTATCTCGCATTCACGCAAAATTTTGATCGCACGAAGCGAGATATCTTCTAAATTTCCTATTGGAGTAGGAACAAAGTAGAGCAAGGCTTATTTTTGAGCGTATTTTTTCTTAAATTTCTCAACACGGCCGGCACTGTCAACTATCTTTTCGCTGCCTGTAAAAAATGGGTGGCACTTGTCGCAAATGTCAATTCTGATCTCGCTTTTGTTTGACTTTGTTTTAAAAGTGTTTCCGCAAGCACAAGTTACAGTGCAATCTACGTATTCTGGATGGATATCTTTTTTCATCATTTTTTCCTTTATTATTTTTGGGCTAATTATCTACATTAAAAGTTGCTGATTATATAAAAAGAAATCTAAAAATCAAATAAATTAAGCTAGGAATTTTGCCGCTACTGAGATAACCGCAGTCTGTGATTTTAAAATATTTTTAGTATTTAGGCAGTAGCTATTTTTAAATTTAGCCGTCTCATCCTCGCTAAATCCACCCTCTGGACCGATTATTAAAAGCTCATCATCTTTTTTTTCATTTAAGCTTTTACCACCAAAATTTATAGCTGAGACATTTTTATAAACGCTCATTAGCTCGTCCAAATTTTTATAAATTTCAAACTCCATTAGCGATGTTCGTCCGCACTGCTCGCAAGATAGTGCATTTATATAGTTTAGCCTCTCGATATCTATCTTAAAATTTGCCTGAGAAAATTTAGTATAGACAAAAGCTATTTTACCAACCCCAAGTTCGTTTAAAAATGGTAATGTCTTTTCTATCGTCTTTGGATCGACGATAGCCCAAGCGATCGTAAAGTCGAATTTTTGCTCTCCATTTGAGCTAGCAAAGACAAGACTTAAGCTCGCACTTCGCCTATCAATCTCATCAATTTCATAAATATACTCTTTAAAGTCTCGTAAATTTCTAACACTTATTCGCTCACCAGCTTGCATTCTTCTAGCTTTTAGGTGCAAAAAAGCTTCATTTACTATCTTTAAGCTTTCATTACCTGCATTTTTATCATATAAAAATTTCATCTAAATCCCTGCAACTACAACTAAAACAAGATCACAAAATCCCTTAATAAGGGCGAATTTTTTAAATTTTTCTAAGTCACCATTAACTGCATAAATTTTTAGCCTTTTAAAACCTATGGCACTAAGTGCGATTAAAATTATTAAGATAATTAACATTTTTATAGCATTAAATTTAAGCTCATATCCATAATACGCCCATAAAATAAGCCCAGTTAGCACAAGAAAACTAAGTAGCATATGATAAATCGGTAAAAAATATCTTATACGAAGCACATAGTTTTTACTATTACTACCAAACTGAGTAAGTATTAAATAAAGCATATTACAGGCAACTAGTGCATAAAAAAATATCACATGAAAAGGCAAAGTATATGCAAAAAGTGAGGAGAGATGTTCGTTCATTTCTTATCTTTAGAAGGCTCGTTCTCTTCAACGACTGGCTCAGGTGGGAGTTGTTCATCGATTGTGACATTTGCGTCTGGTTGGGCTATGGTCACGTCACTCGGTACTGGCTCGCTAATATCATTTTTAGCCTCATCTTTATCTCCACAACCCACAAATAGACCAGCTATAAATAAAAAAGAAGTTATAATTTTTTTCATCAAACATCCTTTGGAATTTCTATTTTTAACCTATTTTTCATCTTCTCGAATAAATTTTTATCTTCCCACTCTTCTATGATAGCATCTGAAAATTTGATCTCATCTAGCCTTATCTCGCCCATTTGCGCATTTATGGCGTCCTCTTTAAAGCACTGTGCATAGCCAGTATCAGTCTCATGCACGATAATGCTATGAAGCTTCACTTCACGCTCACCGTTGTTCATCACGCTAAGCTCAAGTAGCCGCTCTATCATAACAAAAAATATGCGGCAAAACTGCTCTGCACTTGGATTTAGCGGGATCTCGATCCATCTTGCCGAGTGCTTTTTTAGATCATTTTTATACTCATCATTATCGCCTGAAAATATTGTCGTAGCGTGATCAAAACTATCAATGATCGTTTTTATGTTTTGCTTCATTAAACCAAAATCATAGACCATGCCGGCGTTATCAAGAAAATTTGAGCTAAGTAAAATTTCAGCCACATAGCTGTGCCCGTGGATGCTAGTCCTACAACGCTTTGAGCTACAAAATCTCACAATATGTGCATTTTCAAATCTAAAAAGCTTTCTAATAATCATCAAACACCTTCTTTATCGCTCCAAAGCCTGATGTGGATACGCTCTGAGTAGTTAAATCCATGCTTTATGGCAAATTCTGCTGTTTTTAAAGCATTTTCGTTAAGCTCAGCTTTATTCGCCCCTATTGCCATACACCAAACTGGCAAATCAACTTGATTTTTTATATTTATAATCTCGTCCAACTCGCTTTTGTCAAAGTGCGAGAGGACAAATTTTAAAAAGCTACTTCTTGCATTATTTTTAATAGCCAAAATAGCATCTAAATTTATACGTTTTTGTTCATTAACTCCGCTATTTGCTAGCTTTACACCAAGTGTAAAATGGCATTTTTTATAAATTTCATATTTAGTAAAATTAATGAAGATAGTGCCATTTGTCTCAAAATGTACTTCATAATCTTCAAGCAATTTCTTTACCAAATTTATAAAATTTTCATTTTCATGCCAGATGAGCGGTTCACCACCGGTCAAAACAATGATCGGTTTTTGCATTAAGCCTTTGCATAGGTTATCAACTATGCCTAAAATTTCATCTACACTGTAAACTTTATAATTAAAATGCCCTTTAAAAACAGCCCTTATACTATCACATCCTAGTAAGCTTTCGCCAGTTTTTAAAGACTTTGTTTGCACGCCAAAGCCAGAGCAGTTTAGGTTGCAACCTAAAAAGCGTAAAAATATGGCGAGTCTGCCTTGGTAAGCCCCCTCGCCTTGGATACTTAAAAACGCTTCAACTAGCTCTAGCTCTTTGCTCATCAACCACCAGTTTGATAAAAGGCACGCGAAGAGGTTTCATTGCTAGCACCTATCGCCCATTTGTTCTCTTTTGGTTTGTTTGCTAGTACTTGCCTTAAAATTTCACTTGCAGCTACGATATCACCTTTTTCAACTGCTTTTTTGATACTTAGTGCTTCTTCAAAGTAAAGGCAAGGTATCAAAAGTCCTTCAGCACTTAGCCTGATACGGTTGCAACTCTCGCAAAAGTCGTGCTTGTGTGGATCTATGATACCAAATTTATAACCATCATCAAGTCTATAAATAGACGCAGGCGCATTTGGTAGTTTTCCATCTTTTGTGACATTATATTTTTGTGAAATGATTTTTAAAATTTCATCGCTACTTAGCCCTTTTAGATCATCTTTTGCGTGTGAATTTTCCATATACTCAATAAATCTGATCTGAGAATCTCTAAATTTAGCAAACTCTAGCAAATTTATAAGCTCATCATCATTTACACCTTTTAGTGCGACAGTATTGATTTTTACCTTTAATCCAGCATCATGAGCCGCTTCAAAGCCAGCTAAAACTTCGTGCAAGACGCTTTTTTGTGCTATAAATTTAGCCTTTTGCTCATTTAATGTATCAAGCGACATATTTATGCGCTTTAGTCCAGCGTCTTTTAGCCTTTTGGCAAAGTGTGAAAGCATATAACCATTTGTAGTAAGCGCTAGATCGATGTCTGGATTATAATCACTTATCATCTTTATAAAAACGTCCAAATCCTTACGTACAAGCGGTTCACCACCAGTGATTCTTATCTTTTTTATACCTTCATCGATAGCCACTTTTACAAATAAAAATAGCTCTTCAAAGGTTAATAAATTCTCTCTTGGCGTCCAGCTAAATGGCGTTGTAGGCATACAATACCTACACCTAAAGTTGCAACGCTGAGTTACAGAAATCCTTAAATAATCAACAACCCGACCATATTTATCAACTAGCATAAAGCACCTTCTTAAGCTTGGTTAGAGCTTTTTATAATTTTTTCAATTATATGTTAAAAGATTTAAATCAAAATAAAAATTTAAGCCAATTTTTGTAGTTTAAGAGTAGATTAGTCTTTTTAAAATTAGCCTGTAAATTTAGGCTAATTTATGAAATTTAAGCACAAACTCGACTCGCCCCATTCCAACATGAAGGTCCTTTGCGATCATCGCTGCGCTTTTTCCGTCTTTAAACATTTTTAAAATTTGCTCTTCTTCATTGATGACACTTGGTGCGATTTTATTAATATCTCTTGTTCTCTCTTCAAGACTAACAATTCTATCTTTTTGCTCTGTCGCAAAATCATCAATTACTCGCTCAATGCTCTTAATCGCACGAATTATTGGCACAATCTTCTCATTTATTTGCAAATCAATATTTTCTTTTATCTGTTTTTTAAGTGGCTCATATTGTTCACTATTTTTAAATGCCTCGCCTTCAAGCATTGAAATTTGCTTTTTTAGATTGAAATTTTCTTGCATAACGCTTTCTATCGCTCGCTCAAATCTCGCAAATTTTTTATTTGTCTCACTATCTTTTATCAACATTAAAGCTACTATTATCGCCAAAACGATACCAAAGCCTAAAAAAATATAAATTTCCATATTTTTCCTTTACGAATTCGCTCTCATTTCTCTTATCATTACACGCTCTCTGGCTGTTACGTAAGCGTTCCAGTCGGCTTCATCCTCTTCGTGCATATTTTCTATCTTTGCTAAATTTTCACTAATAGCTCTTAAATAAAGACTCAAATTTCTCTTTGGAAAGATAGGCATAGCAATCCTTGCGTAGTAAATTTCATCTTTTATAAATTTTTCTTCACTTATTTTGATGTGTGTAAAGCCGATTTCTTCAATACTCGCTCTCTCTTTTAGTGGCAAATATTGCTTATGTTCATTTTTAATATAATCACTCAGCGCATCAACTTTTCTGTGAAGCTCAATCAGCAAAGTTAATAAAACTTGATCGCTCTCTTTGGTTTCGCCACGTGATTTAGCTCGTTTTAGCCAAGCCCCAAGCGCGTCCTCTTCACCCGGCAAGATGGAGTCAAACTCTCTTTTAAATTTCTCGCTCCCATCTTTATCAGACTCAAATTCCATATCAAGAGGTGCTTTAAACAGCTTAATCTCGCTCATAATACGCTAATCCAAACAAAGATAAAAAATAAAATTCCCAAATAGCCATTTAATGTAAAAAATGCTCTATCTATCTTGCTAAAGTCGCATCTTACGATCCTATGCTCAAAAAATAAAATAACGCCACTTACTAAAATTCCAAAAAATGCCATCGCTCCAAGCCCAGCTGCCCAAGCAAAAAGTAGCCAAAATATAAAAGCTAAAGCGTGAAAAATAGCCGATAAAAAAAGCGTAGCCTTGTCGCCGTAAATAGCTGGTATGCTAAAGAGTTTATTTTCTTTGTCAAATTTCATATCTTGAAGTGAGTAAAGCAAGTCAAATCCAGCTACCCAAAATGTCACACCAAGACAAAGTAATACGCTCCAAAGCGGTATAGCAGCGCTCACTGCGACCACGCCAGCTATGGGAGCAAGACCAAGGCTAAGGCCAAGCACTAGGTGTGCTAGCTCACTAAAGCGTTTAAACAGCGAATATCCACCAAGAACAGCTAAAATAGGAAAACTTAGCCAAAATGCGAGCGAATTTATAAAATAAGCACATACGATAAAAATAAACGCATTTGCCGCAATAAAAAGCTGCATATTGCTCCTACCGATACGGCCATCAACACTTGGACGGCTTGCAGTTCGCGGATTTAGCTTATCAATATCTTCGTCTTTATATCTATTAAAAGCCATAGCAAAATTTCTAGCACTAACAGCGCAAAAAGTACCTAAAATAAGCAGTTTTAAGCCAAACCAAGCCGAGCCACTTTCTATCTTACTAGCAACTATCATAGCAACAAAAATAAAAGGCAAAGCAAAAACAGAATGCTTAAAAACGATAAGTTCAGCAATAACTTTTAATTTTTCTATCATTTGATAAATTTCCATTTTCTTTAAAAATGGTTGATTTTACACCATTTTGCTTTAAATTTGAATTTATATTATCATTACAAGATTAATTTAAAACAAAGGGTTATTATGGGCAAAGTAGCGATTATTGGAGATAGTTTTAGTGCGTTGTTTACGGCTTACGAATTAGCTAAAAAGGGTGAAGAAATTTTAATTATTAGCAGCCAAAAAGATGATTTTACAAATGGAATTTTAACGCCTTTTGGCACACACGCTCTTGCAAAAGATGGAGCGATATCTAGCTCGTTTATGGGGCTAGTTAGCAAAAAAAGCGAGCTTGATATAAGTATTTGCTTAAATGAAAATTTTAGAGCTTGGATGACAAATTTTACACTTAAATCAACCAAAGCTCATGATAAAAAGATGCAAATTTTGTTTTCAAAATTTGGTAAGAAAAGCTTTGAATTTTTAAGAGATTTAAACAACAAATATCCGCAGATAAATTTCGATGAGAGCGGCGTTTATCTACTTTTTAGCAATGACGAAAGCTTTAAAAAAAGGCTTGATGAGATAAAAGTTGCCCATAGCGAGCAAGAAATTTTAAGCGTAGATAAAGAGCTTGCAAATTTTGGGCTAATAAATAAAAACATAAAAGGCGCTATAAATTTAGCCAACAACGCAAGTATTGATACAAATGAGCTAAAAAAAGCTTTGATAAATGAGCTAAATTCTCTTGGGGTAAAATTTATAAATGATGAAATTTATGAGCTAAAAACGCAAGGGCAAATAGTGCAAAAAGCTATTGGTAATAACGGCGAATATGAGGCTGATAGCTTTGTGATCGCTTCAAAAAATTTAGAGCTTTCAAATAAGCTAGGTACGAGCTTAAATGCGATTTTGGCTAAATTTTACACCATTGATCTTAGTCTGAATGAAGGACAAATCCCTAAAAAACCGATCATTTTAAATGATTTATTTGCCAAAATTTATCCAACTAAAAATGGCATTACGATTATTACAAATTTGCAAGTCGGCGCTATCGATACGCTTGTTAAAACTGAAAAGATTAATGCTTTTTTAAATGAACTAAAGATACATCTTGGTATAAGCGAGCTAAAAGAGCCTAGCTTTAGGGCAAACTACGTACTTCTTAGCTCAAACGACAAGCCGGCTCTTGGACGCGATAACATATATGGTAACTTGATCTATAGCCAAGCTTATGGGCTAAATGAGCTTAGCTTTGCTCCGTATTTTGCTGGCGTTTTGGCAAGTCTTATAAAAGATGGCAAAAATAACGAGGAAAATGATGAAATTTTGCTCTTTAGCTCGTTTTATGAGGGCTAGATTTGTTTAAAGAATTTGCAATAATTGGCACCACAGCAAGTGGCAAGAGCGATCTTGCATTTGAGCTTGCAAAGGAGCTTAATGGCGTCATCTTAAGCCTTGATTCGCTTGCACTTTATAAAGAGATAGATATCGCCAGCGCAAAGCCAAATAAAGAGCAGCTTGAAGCCATAAAGCACTTTGGTGTAGATGAAATTTATCCTGATGAAGAATTTAGCGTTGGGGCATTTTTTGAAATTTATAAAAATGCAAAGAATTTTGCGCGCTCACAAGACTGCCCGCTCATCATTACAGGAGGCAGTGGCTTTTATCTAAAATCAATGCTTAGCGGACTTGCACCAGATGTGCCAAAATGTGAGCTAAATTTAAGCAATGAAGAAATTTACGATTTAGCTGCAAAAATCGATCCTGAGTTTGCAAGTAAATTTAGCCAAAACGACTCTTATCGCCTCGAAAAGTGGTATCAAATTTATAAATTTAGTAGCCAAATTCCAAGCATTTGGCTGAGAAAAAATACAAAAGAGAGCATCATAAACGAGCTAGCGATCTTTGAAATTTTATGGGATAAAGATGAGCTTAGAGAACGTATCAAAAAGAGAACAAAAGGCATGCTTGAAGCTGGGCTCATAGATGAGGCAAAATTTTTATTTGATAAATATAAAAGTGAGCCAAAACCACTAAAATCAATAGGTTTAAAAGAGTGCAAGCAATTTTTAGATAAAGAAATTTCTCAAAACGAGCTTGAAGAGCTCATAGCTACGCACACGGCTCAGTTAGCAAAACGTCAGCGAACCTTTAATCGCTCACAGTTTGAAAAAAAATTTGTGGGTGATTTAGATCAAATTAGAAGTGAAATTTTAAAATTTTTAAGAGAATAAAAACTAGCCCACAAGGGCTAGTCAATAAAATCAAATAGGCATAACCCTAATTTTTGGGCTTAAGCTCTCTTGCAAGACATTTTCAATCGCATAAAGAGTGCCAGTTGAGCCACTTGCACAGCCTGAGCAAGCACCAAGATAGCGGATATAAATATCAGTATTTTCTCCGTTATCATTTCTGATATCTAAAATTTCTAAATTTCCGCCATCCATCTCAAGCATTGGGCGAATTTCTTTATCTATGACAGACTCTACTGCTTTTAACTGCCCTACCATCGTCATATTTTCAAAGCTAATGTCACCTAAAGTGTGATTTGCTTGGGCATTTGCCTGAGCTTCGATCTTCTCACGCTCCATTTCAGCCCTAGTATCACGCAAAATATCTACCAAATAATATTCTCTTTTTTCATGGCCACCAGGCTTTACGCAAGACTTGCAAAATGCGCCAGCTTTGGTGTATTGCGTGATTTCCTCAACCGTGTGAAGATCATTTAGTCTTATCACTTCTTTAATCGTACCAAGGCTTACCCTAGCACATTCACATACGATAATCTCATCTTCAAAATGCTCTGGGTCTATGCCTTTATAGCTTGCAGCTGCTGCTTTGATAACGTCATACGCCATAACTGAGCAGTGCATCTTTTGAGGTGGAACTGCTGGCGTATCTGGATTGTCGCGCATAGCCTTTTCTACATCAAGATTTGTGATCTTGACTGCTTCATCGACCGTTTTGCCGATACAAAGCTCGGCCATCGTATCAGAGCTAGCTATCGCTGTGCCACAGCCAAAGCTTTTAAATTTAGCATCTATTATTTTGTCTGTCTTTTCATCAACAAGCCAGTATAGCCTAACCGCATCACCGCAGCTTTCTGCACCAAAGTCAGC
It encodes:
- the rlmB gene encoding 23S rRNA (guanosine(2251)-2'-O)-methyltransferase RlmB — protein: MIIYGKQLFLHILNKRPQILEEIYLSKECDKKLFSKICGTGKKIIRVDNQKAQSLARGGNHQGFLANVSEFEFSDITELKKLNFIAILYGISDVGNIGAIARSAYALGCEGLVIVAKSINMQGVLRSSSGAAYEIPIAIFEDGLSLLNELKQFGFKIYATASNGKNVKEMKFAGKRALVMGSEGEGIPQKALVKCDECIGIKLKEGWDSLNVSAAFAIICDRMIDE
- the rsmI gene encoding 16S rRNA (cytidine(1402)-2'-O)-methyltransferase, which encodes MLYFVPTPIGNLEDISLRAIKILRECEIAICEDTRVCKSLVNLLNERFDANINISNFIPLHTHNEDDFFTNLSDNFFSRNVAYMSDAGMPGISDPGVSLVRYAQKNNIEYEILSGANAVLLSVVASGLCDKEFVFLGFLPNTGRDRSLAIQNALNLAYPAVIYESPKRILGLAQSIANLEPEREIFAIKEATKKFESKFKDSAKNLVQILEKANLNGEWAVVISKSDKTSTQNITKDEILSLDLAPKVKAKLLNKITGEDVKKIYDELTKA
- the rpmE gene encoding 50S ribosomal protein L31: MKKDIHPEYVDCTVTCACGNTFKTKSNKSEIRIDICDKCHPFFTGSEKIVDSAGRVEKFKKKYAQK
- a CDS encoding 16S rRNA (uracil(1498)-N(3))-methyltransferase yields the protein MKFLYDKNAGNESLKIVNEAFLHLKARRMQAGERISVRNLRDFKEYIYEIDEIDRRSASLSLVFASSNGEQKFDFTIAWAIVDPKTIEKTLPFLNELGVGKIAFVYTKFSQANFKIDIERLNYINALSCEQCGRTSLMEFEIYKNLDELMSVYKNVSAINFGGKSLNEKKDDELLIIGPEGGFSEDETAKFKNSYCLNTKNILKSQTAVISVAAKFLA
- a CDS encoding 6-pyruvoyl trahydropterin synthase family protein, with the protein product MIIRKLFRFENAHIVRFCSSKRCRTSIHGHSYVAEILLSSNFLDNAGMVYDFGLMKQNIKTIIDSFDHATTIFSGDNDEYKNDLKKHSARWIEIPLNPSAEQFCRIFFVMIERLLELSVMNNGEREVKLHSIIVHETDTGYAQCFKEDAINAQMGEIRLDEIKFSDAIIEEWEDKNLFEKMKNRLKIEIPKDV
- a CDS encoding 7-carboxy-7-deazaguanine synthase QueE → MSKELELVEAFLSIQGEGAYQGRLAIFLRFLGCNLNCSGFGVQTKSLKTGESLLGCDSIRAVFKGHFNYKVYSVDEILGIVDNLCKGLMQKPIIVLTGGEPLIWHENENFINLVKKLLEDYEVHFETNGTIFINFTKYEIYKKCHFTLGVKLANSGVNEQKRINLDAILAIKNNARSSFLKFVLSHFDKSELDEIINIKNQVDLPVWCMAIGANKAELNENALKTAEFAIKHGFNYSERIHIRLWSDKEGV
- the moaA gene encoding GTP 3',8-cyclase MoaA, yielding MLVDKYGRVVDYLRISVTQRCNFRCRYCMPTTPFSWTPRENLLTFEELFLFVKVAIDEGIKKIRITGGEPLVRKDLDVFIKMISDYNPDIDLALTTNGYMLSHFAKRLKDAGLKRINMSLDTLNEQKAKFIAQKSVLHEVLAGFEAAHDAGLKVKINTVALKGVNDDELINLLEFAKFRDSQIRFIEYMENSHAKDDLKGLSSDEILKIISQKYNVTKDGKLPNAPASIYRLDDGYKFGIIDPHKHDFCESCNRIRLSAEGLLIPCLYFEEALSIKKAVEKGDIVAASEILRQVLANKPKENKWAIGASNETSSRAFYQTGG
- a CDS encoding DUF6115 domain-containing protein; translated protein: MEIYIFLGFGIVLAIIVALMLIKDSETNKKFARFERAIESVMQENFNLKKQISMLEGEAFKNSEQYEPLKKQIKENIDLQINEKIVPIIRAIKSIERVIDDFATEQKDRIVSLEERTRDINKIAPSVINEEEQILKMFKDGKSAAMIAKDLHVGMGRVEFVLKFHKLA
- the mqnP gene encoding menaquinone biosynthesis prenyltransferase MqnP — protein: MIEKLKVIAELIVFKHSVFALPFIFVAMIVASKIESGSAWFGLKLLILGTFCAVSARNFAMAFNRYKDEDIDKLNPRTASRPSVDGRIGRSNMQLFIAANAFIFIVCAYFINSLAFWLSFPILAVLGGYSLFKRFSELAHLVLGLSLGLAPIAGVVAVSAAIPLWSVLLCLGVTFWVAGFDLLYSLQDMKFDKENKLFSIPAIYGDKATLFLSAIFHALAFIFWLLFAWAAGLGAMAFFGILVSGVILFFEHRIVRCDFSKIDRAFFTLNGYLGILFFIFVWISVL
- a CDS encoding FAD-dependent oxidoreductase, with amino-acid sequence MGKVAIIGDSFSALFTAYELAKKGEEILIISSQKDDFTNGILTPFGTHALAKDGAISSSFMGLVSKKSELDISICLNENFRAWMTNFTLKSTKAHDKKMQILFSKFGKKSFEFLRDLNNKYPQINFDESGVYLLFSNDESFKKRLDEIKVAHSEQEILSVDKELANFGLINKNIKGAINLANNASIDTNELKKALINELNSLGVKFINDEIYELKTQGQIVQKAIGNNGEYEADSFVIASKNLELSNKLGTSLNAILAKFYTIDLSLNEGQIPKKPIILNDLFAKIYPTKNGITIITNLQVGAIDTLVKTEKINAFLNELKIHLGISELKEPSFRANYVLLSSNDKPALGRDNIYGNLIYSQAYGLNELSFAPYFAGVLASLIKDGKNNEENDEILLFSSFYEG
- the miaA gene encoding tRNA (adenosine(37)-N6)-dimethylallyltransferase MiaA, which codes for MFKEFAIIGTTASGKSDLAFELAKELNGVILSLDSLALYKEIDIASAKPNKEQLEAIKHFGVDEIYPDEEFSVGAFFEIYKNAKNFARSQDCPLIITGGSGFYLKSMLSGLAPDVPKCELNLSNEEIYDLAAKIDPEFASKFSQNDSYRLEKWYQIYKFSSQIPSIWLRKNTKESIINELAIFEILWDKDELRERIKKRTKGMLEAGLIDEAKFLFDKYKSEPKPLKSIGLKECKQFLDKEISQNELEELIATHTAQLAKRQRTFNRSQFEKKFVGDLDQIRSEILKFLRE
- a CDS encoding iron-sulfur cluster assembly scaffold protein; its protein translation is MAKNNLIGGSIWDEYSKVVQDRMNNPKFMGEITEEDAKKANAKLIVADFGAESCGDAVRLYWLVDEKTDKIIDAKFKSFGCGTAIASSDTMAELCIGKTVDEAVKITNLDVEKAMRDNPDTPAVPPQKMHCSVMAYDVIKAAAASYKGIDPEHFEDEIIVCECARVSLGTIKEVIRLNDLHTVEEITQYTKAGAFCKSCVKPGGHEKREYYLVDILRDTRAEMEREKIEAQANAQANHTLGDISFENMTMVGQLKAVESVIDKEIRPMLEMDGGNLEILDIRNDNGENTDIYIRYLGACSGCASGSTGTLYAIENVLQESLSPKIRVMPI